The following are from one region of the Carassius gibelio isolate Cgi1373 ecotype wild population from Czech Republic chromosome A13, carGib1.2-hapl.c, whole genome shotgun sequence genome:
- the LOC128025987 gene encoding probable methyltransferase TARBP1: MSNFLINTLLSHHPDPEDLFSTLCWPSTSRPDIEKIEALTVLIKELSNKSQEERFICKVQSVLWNQCMPLMQTISSADDGGKDMLSALCGLFAACVSTCQTHDVPEKVSHVLLPVLLTRDDGNPETSRFDVDVAIEVTAVLLSSISYDRDIISRTLSCTLCCVKDLSDSIISKIIVRIWFTILKSCDKDAESEVLHQIWDDLLSWHQRDHTESVSARVLLCLTALSDYLYSSETSPIRPDPRRSQMFFSAIQAGLTHKDSVTRKRALYLLTRCVALAEIKKEDVFTSEEPNTDEILFRWSPEKKQSLREFWEDYALVLETLEENQIHVIRPVLNRIDMLVETTATDIQGGLFSPSWLLCVYQRMFHSENKAVMKEGVNHLLELKALRRPAFALAFSQFVIGPLMDVLAESSLYHRAPQQNIRDCPELGVKLQMFMVNFFKSLPEENRGSVLLQLVQRLGSRHWCAVPLLFLSQALSCLSPCPLLGSDGLHAFREVLRCTMITHQVLLRGASQCFLLRAALCLTDVSTVSLDEIFGFLLHFRADESLCRGTALWNELCNWLQANEGCFRLTNGDPGSSEELHAGTQNRDGASIFGYIQQRLKTFLTVPASSVSDQTGSLPDPSEAELLVRTVLLTADLQQTRSEEPGLELLLQPLLDVLQRLSTNVYLVLQKTDKSLQLLLRLLQLHRRRSDTEKENEDVVAVTLKTLLLSVVESVQEFLLRRLSGELRELCDVERSGLYLSVLRELVLTYSTVSWYGSNLQQNYIPKITTNCLRILGEPSEQNPSVSGQVQRVVSMATLALLCDMADRGVLNDRSEAMRALHSLSDYFYPSSSPHLNRTLLKPTTVTISDPVDSGVLKDWGRIVAQFIRDQWTCLSFLQKSAGTPGGPVASVVLRAAVDALALLPGHLVLPVLDFMASVVPQVVQCDESLCIEAICASWKAVQALSTNPHDFWSTLQGFVRLAFHRGLLQLTEEQNPRITACIQQILTELMELAQVRSGVFNVLIQHCCETWLPCGAAEGLQADPVFSSSLLHLDILTEACVYGPVFRRDQRLVQEVQSYVEQLGDSCAANTAVNSDNRDDQFPRVCVLAFLCRLNPSDQLHQRLMEELVQRLLRKDAEISKSKVRYYSNSIQHRVKNRVWQTLLLLLHKLRPEFVSECVLSQVCEAGFCSNQASVKYLIEWTLILVLHQNPSHIQNLWNCFSQDHEKTKTSICTFLSVLVHLNVQLPKLQDKEVQWRRAVEVSLQWCFSHNFSIRLYALLALKRVWELEDARVLPEEHLGGLTTVVQACLQQAEAMQNTGNAMKNWSRIQDHFFFSAFNPIRDYSVETIFQSFPLLSELAEDEWLPLWKFECFVDFPIDAALPLKNPVTDLCELQPGDWIQQDKGGLEQEERWAEVQKKITPWKLSVQEQEPELMAQQRAARLGKLTSNLLVVASLIDKPTNLGGLCRTCEIFGAKALVLDSLRHVNDKQFQVLSVSSELWLPMLEVKPAELSDFLQLKRREGYWVIGVEQTSNSQSLRDYTFPEKSLLLLGNEREGIPANLLQLVDVCVEIPQHGITRSLNVHVSAALLVWEYTRQHLRQNTGS; this comes from the exons ATGTCTAATTTTTTGATAAACACTCTTTTGTCCCACCATCCCGATCCCGAGGATTTGTTCAGTACGTTGTGTTGGCCAAGCACATCACGCCCCGACATAGAGAAGATTGAAGCTCTAACTGTTTTGATCAAGGAGCTTTCCAATAAATCACAAGAGGAGCGCTTTATTTGTAAAGTGCAGTCAGTGTTATGGAACCAGTGCATGCCACTAATGCAAACGATCTCCAGTGCAGATGATGGAGGGAAAGATatgctcagtgctctctgtggACTCTTTGCAGCGTGTGTCAGTACCTGTCAGACCCATGATGTACCTGAGAAGGTAAGTCACGTTCTTCTGCCTGTGCTGTTGACGAGAGATGATGGCAACCCTGAAACCAGCAGGTTTGACGTGGATGTTGCCATTGAAGTCACTGCAGTGCTGTTATCCAGCATCTCATATGACAGAGACATCATCTCCAGGACCTTGTCCTGCACCCTTTGCTGTGTCAAAGACCTCTCTGACTCCATAATCTCAAAAATCATAGTCCGGATCTGGTTCACCATACTCAAGTCCTGCGATAAAGACGCTGAATCCGAAGTCCTACATCAGATATGGGATGATTTACTGTCATGGCATCAGAGAGATCATACAGAATCAGTATCAGCTCGGGTTCTGTTGTGTCTCACTGCTCTCTCCGATTACCTTTACTCATCTGAAACCTCTCCGATCCGGCCGGACCCTAGAAGATCTCAAATGTTTTTTAGTGCAATTCAGGCCGGATTGACCCACAAGGACAGTGTGACCCGAAAACGGGCGCTTTACCTGCTCACGAGGTGTGTGGCACTGGCAGAGATCAAGAAAGAAGATGTGTTTACTAGCGAGGAACCTAACACGG ATGAGATCCTGTTCAGATGGTCTCCAGAAAAAAAGCAGTCGCTGAGGGAATTCTGGGAAGATTATGCTCTAGTATTAGAGACTCTAGAGGAAAACCAG attcACGTGATTCGACCTGTACTCAACAGGATCGACATGCTTGTTGAGACAACGGCGACTGACATCCAAG GTGGGCTGTTTTCTCCTTCCTGGCTGCTGTGTGTGTATCAGCGCATGTTTCACAGTGAGAACAAGGCAGTTATGAAGGAGGGAGTCAATCACCTGTTAGAACTGAAAGCACTGCGTCGTCCTGCGTTTGCATTGGCATTCTCACag TTTGTAATCGGTCCTCTCATGGATGTTCTTGCAGAGAGTTCTCTCTATCACAG AGCACCACAGCAGAACATTAGAGATTGTCCAGAGCTTGGAGTGAAACTCCAGATGTTCATGGTGAATTTCTTCAAAAGTCTGCCAGAAGAGAACCGAG GTTCGGTGTTGCTGCAGCTCGTTCAGCGGTTGGGTTCACGGCACTGGTGCGCGGTTCCTCTGCTCTTTCTGTCCCAGGCCCTGTCCTGTCTGTCCCCCTGTCCTTTACTAGGATCTGATGGACTTCATGCATTCAG AGAAGTTCTGCGCTGCACCATGATCACTCACCAGGTTCTTCTGAGAGGAGCTTCACAGTGTTTTCTGCTCCGTGctgctctgtgtctgacagaTGTG TCAACGGTGTCTCTCGATGAGatatttggttttcttttacattttcgaGCTGACGAGTCTCTATGTCGGGGTACAGCACTTTGGAACGAG CTGTGTAATTGGCTCCAGGCTAACGAAGGCTGTTTTCGTTTGACCAATGGCGATCCGGGCTCCTCTGAGGAGCTTCACGCTGGAACCCAAAACAGAGACGGAGCTTCTATATTCGGCTACATCCAGCAGCGCCTGAAGACCTTTCTCACAGTTCCAGCCAGCTCAG TTTCAGATCAGACAGGAAGTCTACCTGATCCAAGTGAGGCCGAGCTGCTGGTGCGGACTGTACTGCTGACAGCCGACCTTCAGCAGACCAGGAGTGAGGAACCTGGTCTAGAACTGCTTCTCCAGCCCCTTCTGGACGTCTTACAGAGACTCAGCACTAATGTCTATCTGGTGCTGCAGAAGACGGACAAGAGTCTGCAGTTACTGCTTCGCCTGCTGCAGCTGCATCGCAGACGCTCGGACACGGAGAAGGAGAATG AGGATGTTGTGGCTGTTACGCTAAAGACGCTCTTGCTGTCGGTGGTGGAATCAGTGCAGGAGTTTCTGCTCAGGAGGTTGAGCGGGGAACTGAGAGAG tTATGTGATGTGGAGAGGTCTGGTCTTTATCTCTCAGTATTAAGGGAGCTGGTTCTCACCTATTCCACTGTGTCGTGGTACGGCTCAAATCTGCAGCAAAACTACATCCCAAAAATCACCACAAACTGCCTGAGGATCCTCGGTGAACCCTCTGAACAG AATCCATCTGTGTCAGGGCAGGTTCAGAGAGTGGTCAGTATGGCCACACTTGCACTGTTGTGTGACATGGCTGATCGAGGTGTCCTGAACGACCGTTCTGAGGCCATGAGAGCCCTTCACTCGCTGAGCGACTACTTCTACCCTTCATCATCTCCGCATCTCAACCGTACATTACTgaaacccacaactgtgacaatCAG TGATCCGGTGGACAGTGGCGTCCTGAAAGACTGGGGGCGAATCGTGGCCCAGTTTATTCGAGATCAGTGGACGTGTCTGAGTTTTCTGCAGAAGTCTGCTGGGACCCCTGGGGGTCCTGTGGCGTCTGTGGTCCTGAGGGCTGCTGTGGATGCTCTAGCATTACTGCCTGGTCATCTGGTTCTGCCGGTGCTGGACTTCATGGCATCCGTCGTACCACAG GTGGTGCAGTGTGATGAATCTCTGTGCATTGAGGCCATATGTGCATCGTGGAAGGCAGTTCAGGCTCTGAGCACAAACCCTCATGATTTCTGGTCCACGCTGCAGGGATTCGTGCGCTTAGCTTTTCACCGGGGCCTTCTGCAGCTCACAGAGGAACAGAATCCCAGAATCACAGCCTGCATACAACAG ATTCTGACTGAGCTCATGGAGTTGGCACAAGTCCGATCAGGAGTGTTTAATGTTCTGATCCAGCATTGCTGTGAGACATGGCTTCCCTGTGGGGCAGCAGAGGGTCTCCAGGCAGACCCTGTGTTCAGTTCGTCTCTGTTACACCTAGACATCCTGACCGAGGCCTGTGTGTACGGCCCAGTGTTCAGAAGAGACCAAAG GCTCGTTCAGGAGGTTCAAAGTTATGTTGAGCAACTTGGTGACAGTTGTGCAGCGAACACAGCTGTCAACAG TGATAACAGGGATGATCAGTTTCCTCGAGTGTGTGTTCTGGCTTTCCTCTGCCGCTTGAATCCATCTGATCAGCTCCACCAGCGTCTGATGGAAGAGCTCGTGCAGCGACTACTGAGAAAG GATGCCGAGATTTCGAAATCCAAAGTACGTTACTATAGCAACTCCATCCAGCACCGAGTGAAGAACCGCGTGTGGCAGACGCTGCTGCTGTTACTGCATAAACTCAGACCG GAGTTTGTGTCGGAGTGTGTGTTGAGTCAGGTGTGTGAGGCCGGGTTCTGCAGTAACCAAGCGTCCGTCAAGTACCTGATCGAGTGGACCCTGATCCTGGTCCTCCACCAGAACCCATCACACATCCAGAACCTGTGGAACTGCTTCAGTCAG GATCACGAGAAGACAAAAACAAGCATATGCACTTTTCTCTCTGTCCTTGTGCACCTGAATGTCCAACTCCCAAAACTGCAAGATAAG GAGGTGCAGTGGCGTAGAGCTGTGGAGGTGAGCCTGCAGTGGTGTTTCAGTCATAATTTCAGCATCCGTCTGTACGCCCTGCTCGCCCTTAAAAGGGTGTGGGAACTGGAGGACGCCCGTGTCCTCCCGGAGGAACACCTGGGCGGACTGACCACAGTGGTTCAGGCCTGTTTACAGCAGGCTGAAGCTATGCAGAACACTGG aaaTGCGATGAAAAATTGGTCTAGAATCCAGGACCATTTCTTCTTCAGTGCTTTTAACCCAATCAGGGACTACAGTGTTGAG ACAATATTCCAGAGCTTTCCTCTCCTCTCGGAGCTGGCAGAAGATGAGTGGCTTCCACTGTGgaaatttgaatgttttgttgaCTTCCCGATCGATGCTGCCCTGCCCTTGAAGAACCCTGTGACAGATCTCTGTGAACTCCAGCCCGGTGACTGGATCCAGCAGGACAAAG GTGGTTTGGAGCAGGAAGAGCGCTGGGCAGAAGTTCAGAAGAAAATCACTCCGTGGAAGCTGAGTGTCCAGGAGCAGGAGCCTGAGCTCATGGCCCAGCAGAGAGCAGCCCGCCTGGGCAAACTCACCAGCAACCTCCTGGTGGTCGCATCTCTCATTGACAAGCCCACCAATCTGGGCG GTCTGTGCAGGACATGTGAGATTTTCGGAGCCAAAGCTCTGGTTCTGGACAGTCTGCGACATGTTAATGACAAACAGTTCCAGGTCCTCAGTGTGTCCTCAGAGTTGTGGCTGCCGatgctggag GTGAAGCCTGCCGAGTTGTCAGATTTCCTGCAGCTGAAGAGGAGAGAGGGATACTGGGTAATAGGTGTGGAGCAAACATCCAACAGCCAGAGTTTACGAGATTACACGTTTCCTGAGAAAAGCCTCCTACTATTGGG TAATGAAAGAGAAGGCATTCCTGCAAACCTGCTGCAGCTGGTGGATGTGTGCGTGGAGATTCCTCAGCACGGCATCACCCGCTCCCTCAACGTGCACGTGAGCGCCGCCCTGCTGGTGTGGGAATATACCCGACAACATTTAAGACAGAACACTGGGTCATAA